One stretch of Pandoraea oxalativorans DNA includes these proteins:
- the chrA gene encoding chromate efflux transporter has translation MDPTKSSTSPIADVPAHERHGVSFRDAFWVWVRVAALSFGGPAGQIAVMHRILVEEKRWISETRFLHALNYCTLVPGPEAHKLVVYVGWLLHRTRGGLVAGLLFILPGLLALGVLSWIYASYGNVGIVQALFFGLKAAVLAVVLEAVQRVGRRALKTRTMVGVAALSFIAIFFVGVPFPLIIAAAAVIGLAGNALGWKGIKVGAGHGAGAQDDGPPAAIDAAFAVEVPEHVRPSHTRALRIAAISLTIWLGPLVVLYLTLGGENVYTHIAAFFSKMAVVTFGGAYAILSYVAQQAVEHFHWLAPGEMLAGLGMAETTPGPLISVVQFVGFMAAYRQPGALDPVLAGTLGGITAKWATFAPSFLLIFVGAPYMEALRTNKALSATLSTITAAVVGVILNLAIWFALHTLFAKVDVRHAYGLTLQVPYLASLDPWSLLLATVATFMLFRLKAGMITTLVVCCAAGVAIYLLGWAT, from the coding sequence ATGGATCCGACCAAATCATCCACTTCACCTATTGCGGACGTGCCCGCGCATGAGCGCCACGGGGTCTCGTTTCGCGACGCGTTTTGGGTGTGGGTACGCGTTGCAGCACTGAGTTTCGGTGGCCCGGCGGGGCAGATTGCGGTGATGCATCGCATCCTGGTCGAAGAAAAGCGTTGGATCAGCGAGACGCGCTTTCTGCACGCGTTGAACTATTGCACGCTGGTCCCCGGGCCGGAGGCACACAAGCTTGTGGTTTATGTAGGGTGGCTGCTGCATCGGACACGCGGTGGTCTGGTTGCGGGCCTTCTGTTTATTTTGCCCGGGCTGCTTGCCTTGGGCGTATTGAGTTGGATCTATGCCAGTTACGGCAATGTCGGGATCGTACAGGCGCTTTTCTTTGGTTTGAAGGCGGCAGTGCTGGCTGTCGTACTGGAGGCCGTGCAACGCGTCGGCCGCCGCGCATTGAAGACTCGCACGATGGTCGGTGTGGCTGCACTTTCGTTCATCGCCATCTTCTTCGTCGGCGTACCTTTTCCGCTAATCATTGCGGCTGCCGCAGTCATTGGCCTCGCTGGCAATGCGTTGGGGTGGAAGGGGATCAAGGTCGGTGCAGGGCATGGCGCAGGCGCGCAGGACGACGGGCCGCCGGCTGCCATCGACGCAGCGTTTGCCGTCGAGGTTCCGGAGCACGTCAGGCCGTCGCATACGCGAGCGCTCCGGATCGCTGCGATCAGCCTGACGATCTGGCTGGGGCCATTGGTCGTCCTGTACCTCACACTCGGGGGCGAAAACGTCTATACGCACATTGCTGCGTTCTTCAGCAAGATGGCGGTGGTTACGTTTGGCGGCGCGTACGCGATTCTGTCCTACGTCGCACAGCAGGCCGTAGAGCACTTTCATTGGCTCGCGCCCGGCGAGATGCTGGCGGGCTTGGGTATGGCGGAAACCACGCCGGGGCCGCTCATCAGCGTGGTGCAGTTCGTGGGTTTCATGGCGGCCTATCGTCAACCGGGGGCGCTGGATCCCGTGCTTGCAGGCACGCTCGGCGGCATCACCGCCAAGTGGGCGACTTTCGCGCCGTCCTTCCTGCTGATTTTCGTGGGTGCGCCGTACATGGAGGCTTTGCGCACTAACAAAGCGCTCAGCGCCACGCTATCGACAATCACGGCAGCGGTGGTTGGCGTCATTCTCAATCTCGCCATCTGGTTCGCGTTGCACACCTTGTTTGCGAAGGTCGACGTGCGGCACGCCTACGGTCTCACGCTTCAGGTGCCGTATCTCGCGAGCCTTGACCCGTGGTCGCTGTTACTCGCTACCGTCGCGACGTTTATGTTGTTTCGTCTGAAGGCAGGAATGATCACGACGCTTGTCGTGTGTTGTGCGGCGGGGGTTGCGATCTATTTGCTGGGATGGGCGACTTGA
- a CDS encoding IS110 family transposase, which yields MKEEPAISGYRNVVGGVDTHKDVHVAAVVDEHDRLLGSECFPTTRHGYKQMLLWMRSFGELARVGVECTGSYGAGLLRYLQLAHVTVLEVTAPDRSDRRKRGKDDTLDACNAAHAAFAGVRTVTPKTRDGMIESLRVLKVCRKTAISARRVALQLIHSTIISAPDELRESLRKMTRMQLIRTLAAWRPDLSDYRSLISANRIALKSLGRRYLELHDEIADLDVMIAALVDELAPDLVSRYSIGYESASQLLLTAGDNSDRLQSEASFAALCGVSPVPASSGKVTRHRLNRGGDRAANSALHIIAIGRLRTDDRTKAYVAKRVSEGHSKLEAIRCLKRYIAREVFYAIRQRYRQIAQTQFTS from the coding sequence ATGAAAGAAGAACCGGCTATTTCTGGATATCGCAACGTTGTGGGCGGCGTGGATACCCATAAGGACGTGCATGTTGCAGCTGTCGTTGACGAACACGATCGTCTGCTCGGCAGTGAATGCTTCCCTACCACGCGGCATGGCTACAAACAGATGCTGCTCTGGATGCGCTCATTCGGAGAGCTTGCCCGGGTTGGCGTCGAATGCACCGGCTCCTACGGAGCGGGCTTGCTTCGCTACCTTCAACTGGCCCACGTAACGGTGCTTGAGGTCACGGCACCCGACAGGAGCGACCGGCGCAAACGCGGCAAGGACGACACGCTGGACGCTTGCAACGCGGCGCATGCTGCCTTTGCTGGTGTGCGTACAGTCACGCCCAAGACACGCGACGGCATGATTGAATCGCTGCGCGTTCTGAAAGTCTGCCGGAAGACCGCCATCTCCGCGAGGCGCGTTGCATTGCAACTAATTCACAGTACCATCATCAGCGCGCCTGACGAGTTACGCGAATCGCTGCGCAAGATGACACGGATGCAGCTTATTCGAACATTGGCCGCGTGGCGTCCCGATCTGTCTGACTATCGGAGCCTGATCTCTGCCAACCGGATTGCATTAAAATCACTGGGGCGTCGGTATCTCGAGTTGCACGACGAGATCGCCGACCTCGATGTCATGATCGCGGCTCTGGTCGATGAACTCGCCCCCGATCTGGTCTCCCGGTATTCAATTGGCTATGAGTCCGCTTCGCAACTGCTACTGACCGCTGGCGACAACAGCGACCGGCTTCAGTCAGAGGCCAGCTTCGCCGCCCTCTGTGGAGTGAGTCCCGTCCCGGCGTCTTCTGGCAAGGTGACACGACATCGACTGAATCGCGGTGGAGATCGCGCGGCCAACAGCGCCCTGCACATTATCGCCATCGGTCGATTGCGAACCGACGATCGCACAAAAGCCTATGTCGCCAAACGCGTCAGCGAGGGCCACTCAAAGCTTGAAGCGATTCGATGCCTCAAGCGCTATATCGCACGAGAGGTCTTCTACGCCATCCGGCAACGTTACCGCCAGATCGCGCAGACCCAATTTACCTCTTGA
- a CDS encoding IS3 family transposase (programmed frameshift), which produces MKQTYSVEFKEQALSKVLRRGSRTVGAVADELNVNVLTLRKWMRGAAAANRSSGSAHAKRPEDWSLEERLMALQESHGLVDEALHGWCRERGLFAHHLAQWRAQFCAAGRNGDSRRESAQEVRVLKQANVELQRELKRKEKALAEAAALLVLQKKLPCAARGRGRMTSSEQRKVLIGLITEATRAGARQARACVILGLSARTVQRWQRGEPDAVDRRTLRHHEPRHKLSAEERAELLAVANSAELGHLPPSQIVPRLADQQRYIASESTFYRVLKAEKQLAHRRSERPAQAHSKPRAVCARAPNQLYSWDITYLPSTVRGQYFYLYLFLDVFSRKIVGWQVYAQESSALASEVLKDLCAREAIPPDQVILHSDNGGPMKGATMLATLQTLGVMHSLSRPGVSNDNPYSESLFKTLKYRPTYPLRAFDTLLAARTWVGALVRWYNEEHRHSAIRFVTPAQRHANLDQTILDRRAALYEAARQRHPLRWKGRTRNWQRVDAVHLNPDRIDHQDVAAQRRSQERKAA; this is translated from the exons GTGAAACAAACGTATTCTGTCGAGTTCAAGGAGCAAGCGCTGTCGAAGGTCCTGCGGCGTGGGAGCCGCACGGTTGGCGCGGTGGCCGACGAATTGAACGTGAACGTACTGACATTGAGGAAATGGATGAGAGGCGCCGCTGCCGCGAATCGGAGCTCGGGCTCTGCACACGCAAAACGACCGGAAGATTGGTCGCTGGAGGAACGGCTAATGGCCTTGCAGGAGAGCCATGGTCTGGTCGACGAAGCCTTGCATGGCTGGTGCCGGGAGCGCGGCTTGTTTGCGCATCATCTCGCGCAGTGGCGAGCGCAGTTCTGTGCCGCGGGCAGAAACGGTGATAGCCGGCGCGAAAGCGCCCAAGAGGTGCGGGTTCTGAAGCAGGCCAATGTTGAACTGCAGCGCGAGTTGAAGCGCAAGGAGAAGGCGCTGGCTGAGGCTGCGGCGCTACTGGTGCTGCAAAAAAAGT TACCGTGCGCTGCTCGGGGACGAGGCCGAATGACGTCGTCTGAGCAGCGCAAAGTATTGATTGGTCTGATCACCGAGGCGACTCGGGCCGGGGCTCGCCAAGCACGCGCGTGCGTCATTCTGGGGCTCAGTGCCCGCACCGTTCAGCGCTGGCAGCGCGGCGAACCTGACGCAGTGGACCGGCGCACATTACGACACCACGAGCCGCGCCATAAGCTTAGCGCCGAGGAGCGCGCCGAGCTTCTGGCGGTGGCGAACTCGGCCGAATTGGGTCATCTGCCGCCCAGCCAGATCGTGCCGCGCTTGGCAGATCAGCAACGCTATATTGCCTCGGAATCGACTTTCTACCGGGTCCTGAAGGCCGAGAAGCAACTCGCCCACCGGCGCAGCGAACGGCCGGCCCAGGCCCATAGCAAGCCCCGTGCGGTGTGCGCGCGTGCGCCGAACCAGTTGTACAGCTGGGACATCACCTATCTGCCGAGCACGGTTCGCGGGCAGTATTTTTATCTGTACCTGTTTCTGGACGTGTTCAGCCGAAAGATCGTTGGTTGGCAGGTCTATGCGCAGGAAAGCAGCGCACTGGCCAGTGAAGTGCTCAAGGACCTGTGTGCGCGCGAAGCGATACCACCCGACCAGGTGATTCTGCATTCGGATAACGGCGGCCCGATGAAAGGTGCGACGATGCTCGCCACCCTCCAGACGCTGGGCGTCATGCACTCGCTCAGCCGCCCGGGCGTGAGCAACGACAACCCTTATTCTGAATCGTTGTTCAAGACCCTAAAGTACCGGCCGACTTACCCGCTGAGGGCATTTGACACCCTGCTCGCCGCACGCACCTGGGTGGGCGCGCTGGTGCGCTGGTATAACGAAGAGCACCGTCACAGCGCGATCCGGTTCGTGACGCCGGCGCAGCGCCATGCCAATCTCGACCAGACCATTTTGGATCGACGAGCAGCGCTTTATGAGGCCGCCCGGCAACGCCACCCGCTGCGCTGGAAAGGCCGCACGCGCAACTGGCAGCGCGTCGATGCTGTGCACCTGAACCCGGATCGCATCGACCACCAGGACGTCGCCGCACAGCGCCGTAGTCAGGAGAGAAAGGCCGCCTGA
- a CDS encoding IS110 family transposase yields the protein MFYLGIDVAKAKLDCCLLDMTNGKRSTKVVANSRAGLTDLLGWLGKRHTEPSHVHVALEGTGVYHEMAACGLHDAGLSVSVVNPAQVRAFATGMGVRTKNDMVDSHVLARFAMHAQPMRWSPPAPEARILQALMARREALAQDLQRERNRHEKAEITAPTAPGVILVVASELPY from the coding sequence ATGTTCTACCTCGGTATTGATGTTGCCAAAGCCAAGCTGGATTGCTGCCTGCTGGACATGACAAACGGCAAGCGTAGTACGAAGGTTGTTGCCAATAGCCGCGCCGGCCTAACCGATCTGTTGGGCTGGTTGGGCAAGAGACACACCGAGCCGAGCCACGTACATGTCGCGCTCGAAGGTACCGGCGTCTATCACGAGATGGCCGCGTGTGGCCTGCACGATGCCGGGCTCTCCGTGTCTGTCGTTAATCCTGCGCAGGTGCGTGCTTTTGCGACGGGAATGGGCGTGCGCACGAAGAACGACATGGTAGACAGCCACGTGTTAGCGCGCTTTGCGATGCACGCACAGCCAATGCGCTGGAGTCCTCCAGCGCCCGAGGCTCGCATACTTCAAGCACTGATGGCGCGCCGTGAAGCGCTTGCACAAGATCTTCAGCGTGAGCGCAACCGGCATGAGAAAGCGGAAATCACGGCTCCAACGGCCCCCGGCGTCATACTAGTTGTCGCCTCTGAACTTCCTTATTAA
- a CDS encoding MarR family winged helix-turn-helix transcriptional regulator, with the protein MNQPLSEILDGVTIPFAYKLGYLINAYREPSFRAIEAAHGLTRPEILSLIFLYFRDGVSAADICDFSGHLKNNVSRAVTALEAKGLIRRQVDSKDQRRLVIYITAKGRRLHDAFMPALARREEDMMACLSFSELRTFEDLLRKLCAHGPTWSGTKHWLP; encoded by the coding sequence ATGAATCAGCCGCTTAGTGAAATTCTTGACGGGGTGACGATCCCGTTCGCATACAAATTGGGGTACCTGATCAACGCCTACCGGGAGCCGTCATTTCGGGCCATTGAGGCTGCGCACGGCCTGACGCGCCCTGAGATCCTTTCGCTCATATTTCTGTACTTCAGAGACGGGGTCTCTGCCGCAGACATCTGCGACTTTTCCGGTCACTTGAAGAACAACGTCAGCCGCGCCGTCACGGCGCTTGAAGCCAAAGGCCTCATTCGCCGTCAGGTGGACTCGAAGGATCAACGAAGATTAGTCATCTACATCACCGCGAAGGGGCGGCGGCTGCATGACGCGTTCATGCCGGCACTGGCGCGGCGAGAGGAGGACATGATGGCGTGCTTATCATTTTCCGAGCTACGGACTTTCGAGGACCTGTTGCGCAAGCTGTGCGCTCACGGACCGACGTGGAGTGGAACGAAGCACTGGCTGCCGTAA
- a CDS encoding alpha/beta fold hydrolase — protein sequence MYTDVVAAASDARKLPIVMLHGGFHNGTAFLATPDGREGWATFYARRGHDVYVVDWPGHGRSPSTPAFLQLSMMDVGRSLGALLQEIGPAIVFAHSAGGPIAWWVAENYRAFVVAVVGIAPGAPANLIPALPACAGTSSDDDTGGHPVYAPIDRPAFVDRAFIRQFWANSPRFPQEAFEAYARSIGPESPRILNERFNIGGSALRLTHVERLKSIPVLVITGDRDPRHPKELDGALAEFLGADFCWLPDVGIKGNGHMMMIEDNHEQLAECISVWLAERGL from the coding sequence GTGTACACCGATGTCGTAGCTGCCGCATCCGACGCGCGCAAGCTCCCCATCGTCATGCTGCATGGTGGCTTTCATAATGGCACCGCCTTCCTCGCAACGCCCGATGGGCGCGAGGGGTGGGCAACGTTCTACGCCCGCCGTGGCCATGACGTGTACGTAGTGGATTGGCCTGGCCATGGCCGCTCGCCGAGCACCCCGGCCTTCTTGCAATTGTCGATGATGGACGTCGGACGGTCTTTAGGAGCCCTGTTGCAGGAGATCGGCCCGGCAATCGTGTTTGCGCATTCGGCTGGTGGCCCTATCGCCTGGTGGGTAGCCGAGAACTACCGGGCGTTTGTCGTCGCGGTGGTCGGCATTGCGCCAGGCGCACCTGCGAACCTCATTCCGGCGCTTCCGGCTTGCGCCGGCACATCTTCCGATGACGACACAGGCGGTCATCCCGTTTATGCACCGATCGACCGTCCCGCGTTTGTGGACCGGGCGTTCATCAGGCAGTTCTGGGCAAATAGCCCGCGCTTTCCGCAAGAGGCATTTGAAGCCTACGCCCGCTCCATTGGACCCGAGAGCCCGCGCATCCTCAACGAGCGCTTCAACATCGGGGGAAGCGCCCTGCGCCTGACGCATGTTGAGCGACTCAAGAGCATTCCTGTTCTTGTCATCACAGGCGATCGGGACCCGCGCCATCCGAAGGAACTCGACGGAGCGCTCGCCGAATTCCTGGGAGCGGACTTTTGTTGGCTGCCCGACGTTGGAATCAAGGGTAATGGTCACATGATGATGATCGAAGACAACCACGAGCAATTGGCAGAATGCATCAGTGTCTGGCTCGCCGAGCGGGGTCTTTGA
- a CDS encoding nuclear transport factor 2 family protein, whose product MREQLAGISKASSYWKRVDEKRSRPPANRSSNDQNLATMTTIKNAIEDLINNSGLTTTEAIERHFDPSFRQRVNGEWIEYSVFQARMDRLRSIVERVTITVRDELVNGNCYAERHIIDLRMRDGERLLHEVYLFAQRGQDGRFRQIEEMTLALPTQAGTCDQELR is encoded by the coding sequence ATGCGCGAGCAGCTCGCGGGCATATCCAAGGCAAGCTCGTACTGGAAGCGAGTCGATGAAAAGCGCAGTCGACCGCCTGCCAACAGGTCTTCCAACGATCAGAACCTAGCCACCATGACGACGATAAAGAATGCCATTGAAGACCTGATCAACAACTCGGGGCTGACAACGACTGAAGCCATCGAACGACATTTCGATCCCAGCTTCCGTCAACGAGTCAACGGCGAATGGATTGAATACTCTGTGTTTCAGGCGCGCATGGACCGCCTTCGCAGCATCGTTGAACGGGTCACAATCACCGTGCGTGACGAGCTTGTCAACGGCAACTGCTATGCAGAGCGCCACATAATCGATTTGCGCATGCGCGATGGAGAGCGTCTGCTTCATGAGGTATACCTCTTCGCGCAGCGCGGCCAGGACGGCCGTTTTCGCCAGATCGAGGAAATGACTCTGGCGCTACCGACGCAAGCAGGGACGTGCGATCAAGAACTCAGATGA
- a CDS encoding NADP-dependent oxidoreductase, with protein sequence MLPKMMKAVQQHEFGGPDVLRYEDAPMPVLRGGEVLVRVHAVGINPPDWYLRDGYKMLPPEWQPKVAFPLVLGTDISGVIEAVAEDVEGFSIGDEVYAMVRFPTGLAGNSRGYAQYVSVPAEEIALKPDRVDHVHAASAPMSLLTAWQFLVDLGHDEPNPLQSNTHVPVALDGKTVLVNGAAGGVGHFAVQVAKLKGARVIAVASGRHETLLRDLGADDIFDYTKTAPEDVFRDLDLVVDAVGGPATERFLRTIKRGGALFPVFPLGFSGTEEANQRAVTVSATQVRSNGAQLAELGRLLSTGAIRPVIDSTYPLANANEAHARAARGHIQGKLVLEASR encoded by the coding sequence ATGTTGCCCAAAATGATGAAGGCCGTTCAACAACACGAGTTTGGCGGCCCGGACGTCCTGCGTTACGAAGATGCACCGATGCCGGTGCTAAGAGGAGGCGAAGTCCTTGTGCGCGTGCATGCGGTCGGTATCAATCCACCAGATTGGTACCTTCGCGACGGATACAAGATGCTGCCGCCCGAGTGGCAGCCAAAGGTCGCGTTTCCGCTCGTCCTTGGAACGGATATCTCGGGGGTGATCGAGGCGGTCGCCGAGGACGTCGAAGGCTTTTCCATCGGCGACGAGGTGTACGCGATGGTGAGGTTCCCCACGGGTCTCGCCGGGAATAGCAGAGGCTATGCGCAATACGTCAGTGTGCCGGCGGAGGAGATAGCACTCAAGCCAGACCGCGTCGACCATGTTCACGCTGCGAGTGCGCCTATGTCGTTGCTCACTGCATGGCAGTTCCTCGTCGATCTCGGTCACGACGAACCCAATCCGTTGCAGTCGAACACGCATGTCCCGGTTGCGCTTGATGGCAAAACCGTACTTGTGAACGGCGCAGCGGGGGGCGTTGGTCATTTCGCCGTGCAAGTCGCCAAGCTGAAGGGCGCGCGAGTGATTGCGGTCGCGTCCGGCAGGCACGAAACACTGCTGCGCGACCTTGGCGCAGACGACATATTCGACTACACCAAGACCGCACCCGAAGATGTGTTTCGCGATCTGGATCTCGTCGTTGATGCCGTTGGCGGCCCGGCCACCGAGCGTTTCCTGCGTACGATCAAGCGCGGCGGTGCCCTGTTCCCCGTCTTTCCTCTAGGATTTTCCGGAACCGAAGAGGCGAACCAGCGCGCCGTGACGGTTTCGGCAACTCAGGTCCGCTCGAATGGTGCACAGCTTGCGGAACTGGGCCGCTTACTCAGCACAGGCGCGATTCGTCCTGTGATCGACAGCACTTATCCCCTTGCGAACGCCAATGAAGCGCATGCGCGAGCAGCTCGCGGGCATATCCAAGGCAAGCTCGTACTGGAAGCGAGTCGATGA
- a CDS encoding TetR/AcrR family transcriptional regulator has protein sequence MRADARKNYDHLLTIAREVFAEHGAEAAMRDIARRAEVGLGTLYRHFPTREALLEALLRSSFGALAERAKSLEASMPSDQALVSWLKEIIAFTHEHRGIIAPMMGAIEDSDSALHASCVTLRSAGASLLARAQADGKARADLSGAELFDIIAALAWLREQSSHASRAERIFKVIAGAILSH, from the coding sequence ATGCGAGCTGATGCCCGAAAAAACTACGACCACCTGCTGACGATCGCTCGCGAGGTGTTTGCCGAGCACGGAGCGGAAGCCGCGATGCGGGATATTGCCCGGCGAGCCGAAGTCGGACTCGGCACGCTTTATCGCCACTTTCCGACGCGTGAGGCTTTGCTCGAGGCATTGTTGCGCTCAAGCTTCGGCGCGCTGGCCGAGCGAGCCAAAAGTCTTGAAGCGTCGATGCCCTCCGATCAAGCGTTGGTGTCATGGCTGAAAGAGATCATTGCTTTCACGCATGAGCATCGCGGCATCATCGCGCCGATGATGGGGGCGATTGAGGACTCGGATTCCGCGCTACATGCGTCATGTGTCACGTTGCGCAGTGCTGGCGCGTCGCTTCTGGCCCGAGCTCAGGCCGACGGGAAAGCGCGTGCCGATTTAAGCGGAGCGGAACTGTTCGATATCATCGCGGCACTGGCCTGGCTGCGCGAGCAGTCGTCGCACGCGTCTCGTGCCGAGCGGATTTTTAAGGTCATAGCCGGTGCAATCCTGAGCCATTGA
- a CDS encoding alpha/beta hydrolase, whose product MDRRSLPKTSPCAMPKIHFSNILSAVSAGVTLCACSPINVINALTPGTTYRSVTDVAYGDLGRQRLDVYVPTRAGVADAGMPVVVFFYGGSWQGGDRAEYRFVGEALASQGFLAILPDYRTFPEVTFPAFMEDAAGAVRWGADHAGDFGGDPGRLFLMGHSAGAQIVTLLATDERYLLGVSLSTCAVSGVVGLAGPYDFLPLQSATLRWVFPVLVREASQPIRFVTGREPPMFLGVGDTDLIVEPGNTDRFAQRLQETGVRVDIRHYDLGHALMLGAISTPLRRFFPVLSDIANFVDGEPQRATRVACAQGTAGEISPIQPMP is encoded by the coding sequence ATGGACCGTCGCTCCTTGCCAAAAACTTCGCCATGCGCTATGCCAAAAATTCACTTTTCCAACATCCTTTCGGCTGTGTCCGCCGGTGTGACGCTTTGTGCGTGTTCCCCGATCAATGTGATCAATGCGCTAACGCCCGGCACGACGTATCGATCCGTCACCGATGTGGCCTATGGCGACTTGGGGCGGCAGCGACTCGATGTCTATGTGCCCACGCGCGCAGGGGTGGCTGATGCTGGCATGCCCGTCGTCGTATTCTTTTACGGTGGCAGTTGGCAAGGCGGAGACCGTGCGGAATATCGCTTCGTCGGTGAAGCCCTGGCCTCACAGGGTTTTCTCGCAATCCTGCCGGACTATCGGACATTTCCCGAGGTCACGTTTCCGGCGTTCATGGAAGACGCGGCAGGGGCGGTGAGATGGGGGGCCGACCACGCCGGAGACTTTGGTGGCGATCCCGGTCGCCTGTTTCTCATGGGACATTCGGCGGGCGCGCAAATCGTGACCTTGCTGGCGACCGACGAACGATACCTTCTTGGCGTCAGCCTTTCGACCTGCGCCGTCTCGGGTGTCGTCGGGCTGGCCGGTCCTTACGACTTCTTGCCGCTGCAAAGTGCGACGCTTCGCTGGGTCTTCCCTGTGCTTGTGCGTGAGGCGAGCCAACCGATCCGATTCGTGACGGGGCGCGAGCCGCCGATGTTCCTTGGGGTAGGGGACACGGACCTCATTGTCGAGCCGGGGAACACCGATCGTTTCGCGCAACGGCTACAAGAGACGGGGGTCCGGGTGGACATCCGGCATTACGACCTTGGACACGCGCTGATGCTGGGCGCGATCAGCACACCGTTGCGCCGATTTTTTCCGGTGCTGAGCGATATTGCCAATTTCGTGGACGGCGAACCACAGCGCGCCACGCGTGTGGCCTGCGCACAGGGCACCGCCGGCGAAATTTCACCGATACAGCCGATGCCATAG
- a CDS encoding DUF1295 domain-containing protein yields MRSTVVMTFCGMIFAFALAWVLQKRTKNACMVDPIWAAALSLAAIFVATQGTGNALNRIFVGVAGGLWGARLSLHLWRRNWGKVEDARYRVFRERWGAKADRNMFWFFQFQGVIAMLLAVAFFLPSFSAQAASSPSVIAAVLIWACAVVGEASADRQLRDFGSDPTHRAQVCRKGLWRYSRHPNYFFECLHWCSYAALCIAMPWGWVTLFPPLFMAWLLLKVSGIPLLEAHLMATRPAYREYMQSTSALVPWPPKPARRTTSS; encoded by the coding sequence ATGCGATCGACTGTCGTGATGACCTTCTGCGGGATGATTTTCGCCTTCGCTCTGGCGTGGGTGCTGCAAAAGCGTACGAAAAACGCTTGCATGGTTGACCCTATCTGGGCTGCTGCCCTGAGTCTGGCGGCAATCTTCGTGGCGACTCAGGGCACCGGGAACGCGCTCAACCGGATTTTCGTCGGCGTCGCCGGTGGGTTGTGGGGCGCACGTCTCTCCCTGCATCTGTGGCGGCGCAATTGGGGCAAGGTGGAAGACGCGCGCTACCGGGTCTTCCGCGAGCGATGGGGAGCGAAGGCCGACCGCAACATGTTCTGGTTCTTCCAGTTCCAGGGCGTGATCGCAATGTTGCTTGCGGTCGCGTTCTTCTTGCCTTCGTTTAGCGCGCAGGCTGCATCGTCACCGAGTGTGATCGCCGCAGTGCTCATTTGGGCTTGCGCGGTCGTCGGGGAAGCAAGCGCCGATCGCCAGTTGCGCGACTTCGGCAGCGATCCCACGCATCGTGCACAGGTCTGCCGCAAGGGCTTGTGGCGATATTCACGTCATCCCAACTATTTCTTCGAGTGCCTGCATTGGTGCAGCTATGCCGCGCTCTGCATTGCGATGCCGTGGGGCTGGGTGACCCTCTTCCCCCCACTGTTCATGGCATGGCTGCTGTTGAAGGTCTCGGGTATCCCGCTGCTGGAGGCGCACTTGATGGCCACGCGCCCGGCTTACCGCGAATACATGCAATCCACTAGCGCGCTGGTCCCCTGGCCACCGAAACCCGCTCGTCGGACGACATCGTCATGA